The genomic stretch AAACttgtttcttccaaaatatccatagcatatttccgTTGAGAAATCATCAAACCATCTATAGATTGGgctacctcaatacccaagaaATAACGAAGCttaccaagatcttttgtctgaaATTGATTTGAGAGATGTTGCTTTAACTGGAGTATACCCTGCTGATCACTACCAgttatgacaatatcatctacatacacaataagataaatacaccCTTGGACTGAGTGACGATAAAAAAACAGAATGGTCTGGTTCACTACGGACCATACCAAATTGTTGTACTACAGTGCTGAATCTGCCAAACCAAGCTCTCGGAGAttgcttaagaccataaagagacATGTGTAACCTACACACCATATTCGATGACTCCTCCTGAGCAACAAATCCAGGTGGTTActccatatatacttcctcttcaagatcaccatgtaaaaaagcattttttatgtcaagttgatgaagaggcCAATGTCGAATGGATGCAATGGCTAGAAGAAGTCTAACAGATGTCATCTTGGCTACAGGCGAGAAGGTATCACTATAATCCAATCCAATATGAGTGTATCCTTTGGCTACCAAGCGAGCTTTAAATCGATCAATCTTACCATCTGGACCAACCTTCAATGTATAAATCCAACGACAACCTACTAAAGATCTCCCATGGGGTAGAGGAACCAGTTCCCAGGTACCACTGCTTTGAAGAGcacacatttcatcaatcattgCTTGCCTTCACTCAGGGTGAGACAATGCTTCACATGGAGTTTTAGGAATAGAAacagaagacaaagaagacaaacaagtatactacaaaggggaaagacgatgataacataaatcaatataatgTGGAGAAGGATTTCGTGTTTGACGTATACCTTTTCGAAGGGCAATCGGAAGATCGGACTCAGGTTGCAGGATCAGATCCGGTGATGTCGGAGGCATCGGAGGAGAGTCTGCAATGACCTCAAGGATAGGTATGACCTCAAGGACAGGTATGACCTCAGGGACAGGGATGACAGGCGTTGGGTGACGACGCTGATATGTTTGAAGTGGTCGAGAAGTGGGTGGGTCAGGAGCCCTAGACTGATGGGGGTAATGGTAGGCGGGACATTAATAACTACCGGAAAAGATGTGGGAGTACTTTCTTGAATGGGTTCTGGAGTTACGTGACTAGACTCGAAATATGGAACTGACTCGAAGAAGGTAACATCGGCCGATACTGGGTACCGTTGTAGAGTATGTTAATAACAACGATAACCTTTTTGGCATCGATGATAACTAAGAAAGACACACTTTAGTGATCGAGCTAAGAGTTTATCAAGACCAGGAGAGAGATTGTGTACAAAACATGTGGACCCAAAGACTCGGGGAGGAATTGGGTGAAGTGGGGAATTGGGAAAAAGGATTGAATGAGGAATTTTATTGTTAAGGACAGATGAGGGCATGCGATTTATAAGATAATATGTTGTTAGCACACCATCCCCCCAAAACCGAAGTGGAACATTACCATGGAGAAGTAGGGTCCGAGTGGTTTCTACAAGATGCCGATTTTTACGTTCCGCTACCccgttttgttgaggtgtgtgagGGCAAGATGTTTGATGGAGAATACCATTGCGTGACATGAAATTCTAAAATTGTTGGGATAAATATTCACGGGCATTGTCACTTCTTAAGGTACGGATAGACACACCGAATTGAGTTCTTATTTCTTGATAGAATTGTTCAACAATAGAAAATAATTCAGATCTATTCTTCATTAAAAATAACCACGTGCAAcgtgaaaaatcatcaataaaggtgacaaaatacctagactcaagagtagagacagtacgcgagggaccccaaacatcggtgtgaactaaagcaaaaggggACGAAGCTCGTTTATTGACTCGATTGGGAAACTGGCCACGAGTGTGTTTCCGTAGTTGACACGACTCACAATGTAAATTAGATACCTTCGATAAATTTGGCACCAACTTATGTAGTTTGGAAAGACTGGAATGACCTAACTGAACATGGATAGTGAGTGGAGAATCTTTGGCTGAGCATGTCTGAGATGACACAGAGAGGTAATAAAGGCCTTGAGACTCACATCCGACACCAATTGTTTGTCCCGAACTCCGATCCTGCAGGGTAACATTATTATTAGTGAAAGTGACACTACAATCAAGAGAACGAGTTAAACGACTGACTGAAAAtaaattaaatggacaattagGTACATAGAGGACAGAAGTAACCGAGAGAGAAGGTAGAATTCGAACAGTACCAATCCCTTCGGATCGGGTTTGAGAATCATTGGCAGAAGTTATAGTAGGTAAGAAACCGGATGTAGAGAGGGGAGATAAAAGATTTTTATTACCGGTAACATAATCAAACGCACCAAAATCAAAGACCTAagatccaagagaagatgattgAGAGAGACAAGCAGGTGAATTACCAATGTGTGCTACCGAAGCAGTAGAATCTAAGTTCTGATAATTCTGATACCACTTGAGGAAATCATCGTAGTTTGGCGTAAAGTTACGAGGAGTAGCCGTGAGTATCGGATCTGAAACAATTGCCCTATGGAGAGTGGAGCGGTTGAAAAATTGCCGGGATTGGCCGTCAGATGTGTTGTCACGTGCGGAGGTTTCTGCCGATGAAAAGTGGGGAACGGCTGGATCGGAAGAGGCGCTTCTACTGGTAGGTTACCGAAGAATTTTGAAAAGTGAGAGGCAAACCGGAGTGATGACACGGTTTGCAAAAAAAAACAGAGTGATGACACGGTTTGCAACAAAAGAAAAATCTCACCGGAAGACAGTGGGTCAACCGGGTAAAGCACGACGAAGAAAGAATTGCCTCTTAGCAGACTCTAGATACCATGTTGAAATACAAGAGACTgagagacatttgaataaactGTGTGTTTTGAAAAACATTACGGAGACTTTATTATAAAGAGAGATtataactaattacatgatatagtcgatgtgggactatttgatatacaaatattcttaatattatatttacaaatatcaacagAATATAACAACGCTTAAATACCAAATTTATTCGATATCAAGTCAACTGTTTAAGGATGAATTGGGATTCGAGAATTCATGATATCCTACTTATTTATTTATAATAAGTAGTGAATTCAAATTCCTCAATGAATATGAAACTCCGTTTTTTCTATGTCGatgaataactttttctatggatGTTTTATTCTTTAGAAGGTAAGAGAAAAGATAAAACtaaaaataaagtattaaattgAATTATTAATCCATATTCAAGTTTGAAACTCATGTAATTAACCTCTTTTCTTGTTATCTTGTTATTAACTTTATAGAAGATTAAAAGAATTAACTTATTATTAAGTCCATAGAAGATCAAAAGAATTGACCGTTGACCGTTGAGCTATCTTCATTGTTAAAAATATATTCGCTTAAATTTTTACACACATATTAAGAAACACAATAATACTGTCATAAGATATTACTCTTTTACTAACTTAACTATAACTTCGCCATATTAATTAATGTGTTAGAAGTAGTGTATCAAATAATAATTATATGACAATTGAAAAAAGAACATTCATATGATTAGAAAATGAGAATGACAGTTCTTTAAAAAAAGAATTTATTTATTAAAACGACAAATTTAAAGTGAAAAGAGTAGTACGCAAGAAGGAACTACAAAATGTGTGATCATAATCACTGTCTAATAAATAGAAATCTGAAATGCATATCGATAGAGATACATTTTTTATATTTATCTACGAGatacattttttttaaataaaatttaggtacaatttaattgaattgtacttaatatattaaaaaaaaatcattccGAGCACTTTACTATTCTCCGTTTCTTTTTAATTGTAGTTTGagtaaaaaaaattgttttttttaattgacgttttcaaaaaaatttaaaatttgagGTAACATTAATAGTCGTTTTGTCAAAATTACTCCTAATTACTTattaaaaagagaaaaaaaaataataaataattaaaaatattatagATAAAAAGACAATCATTATGTAAAAAATAAATCATTATTTAAAAAGTAGTAAAAATTATTAACTTTCTTAATATgcataaaaaaaattaaaaaagaacGGAGGGAGTATTTTACAAGAAAATTGATTTACTTTGtcaaaaaattatttttcaaagTTTATGTAATTTTTGTTGACAAAATATTAAATTTAGAGTCAAATGTGGGAAAAAAGATTTAAAGCTATCAAACAAAGGTTTAGAGGTATGAAAGTAGCTCTTTTGAGTGTTGACATTTTCATTCTCCTCATTTTAAGAGGCAATTTTCTCATAACAAAAGATAACAGTTATGAAGAGTCATTGTGATGGAAAGAAGATTTAAAGCTATAAACAAAGGTTTAGAGGTATGAAAATAGCTCTTTTGAGTCTTAGACATTTTCAATGTGTTCATTTTAAGAATTTTCTTATGGTGATTAACAAATAAAGCCAacataaattttaaaaatataataaaattgtTTTCGCAGTATAAACATTGTCTAAAATGCATTCAACTTATGTCATCAAAATATGAGGAAAGAGGTAAACCAAGttcattaaaaaaacaaaaaagcTGAATTGAgttaattttaaaaataaaatatattaaaaagAACAAAACCAAATATTATCATTTACAACTTGAAAACAATATTCATTTATAAGCCTCTCCAGGGTAACATATAGTTCATTTATATTCATGTAGCACTTTCATATATAAAACGTGTTATAACTCTTGAAGTTGTGGAAGAATATATTCACACCAAAAAATGTCAGTGATTTATTGACAGATTTATCACGATGGATCGGAACTCTGGATGTTATGTTTGGTTATTTTAGTACAATCAAATGGTCCAatctcttgatttttcttcaCCTGTAAACCATAATGAAACAAAGAAATAAGCCATATACAACAATACATCATCAAAATAAAAAGCATATAGTCACCATGAACGAATTGAGAAAGTAACATTAATAATATGCAACTTTCTGATTGAGATAACCCTATAAACACATTTGTGTATGAAACTTTACCAAAGTGATATCAATGGTTGAGAATGGAGATTGGGGGGCTTTGGTGAAATGAAAAAGGTTGATACAGGGCCAGTGAAAAGGCATTTGTAAAGGATGTGAAATTCCATAAATGTTCCAGTCAACCTAATTCTAATGGGTTATCTAATCACAAAAATACAAATATCAAATGCCTAGTTCTAGTATTTACTTTTTTGAAGTTAATAATTGAATTCATAGAAATTATACACGAACAAGTGAGATTGCAAAACAATCTTACGCTTTGAATTTGAATCAAATCTAGATACTGAAGAATGGACCTACCGGTGACCAAGGGTTCGGTTCATTCTGGACTTTGTCAGGAGGAGAGTTTTGTACAGCGCCACTCTTCATCATTAAAATCTCCTGCAGACGCAACAAATAAGATGAATCCAACATGGCAAAAATCACCACATTGCAAAGAACTAATTGCTTTATGTAAAGTCAGGAGCCTTAACCTtaaaaacaagtttgattccacTGCCATATGCAATTCAAACAATGCAAGTAAACATTTAACACAAACAATTACTAACAATTAGCTAACTTTGACAGTTTAAAAAATCAATGCAAACATACATAAACATAAATATTAAAAAGGGGGCGATGTTAAAGGCCAAAAAAATGGCAATGTAAGACTtcaaaacagaaaaacaagttGGCATGAAATACTTTGTCAGGAAAAGAAACTTAGTAATTAGGGATTAAAAGTATTGATGTTAGCTTAAGAAATTTGAGTCACCTCTCCAGCTGCTTCTATTGCAGCTAACCATTCCTCAGTAAAGGGAGCAACATTCAGTGGAGGCTTCGCTATCGGAACTTCCTGCTTGGTTTTAGTTGCATCTATTTCGCTGCCACTCACAAAATTAACATTGGTCACTCAATATGTAACGCTTCAAAACTGTCTTAGATTTAAAATGGAGGCTGCCAAAACATAGATGAACAAAAGTTATACAACAAAAATGATACTCACAGATGAATTATTTTGCCGTTGTCTTCTTCTGGAAAGTCGATTTTGTCTTTTGACTGACTTGCCATGTCAGTATTAGGAGACTTATCATTCTCAAAGACAGTAGTTACAGCTGCATCTGATAAACTTTCACTGTTCACTGAACCAACTTCATTACCTTGTAGGATTGTTTCAATGAAGATTGAATTATCTGAATCTAGTAACTTCGATTTTTCACTTAAAAGACATTGCTCCTCAGATTTCCAAGCAACTGCACTAGTAAAGGGGCCTTCACTCACTTGAATAGAAGAATCTAAATCAGCAGAAATAGCATTCCTATTGAGTTTCACTGAACTAACTTCGCTGCCTTCTGGGATTGTTGCGTTGAAGATTGAATTCTCTGAAGCTaataattttgatttttcacTTAAAAGACAGGGGCCTTCACTCACATCAATAGAAGAACCTAATTCAGCAGAAATAGCGTTCTCATTGAGTTTCATTGAACTAACTTCGCTGCCTTGTGGGATTGTTGCATTGAAGATTGAATTCTCTGAAGCTaataattttgatttttcacTTAAAAGACATGGATCTTCACTCACTTTAGTAGAAGAATCAAATTCAGCAGAAATAACATTCTCGAGTTGAATTTCAACTGAAGGAGATATATCTAATGAACCTTCTTCTGCACCGTTGATTTGCAAAAGTTCCACTTTTTCATCGACACCTTGATTTCCATCTTTGTTTACAAGCATATCTGAACTTAGTAACTTTGAATTTTCACTTAAACTACACTGCTTCTCACATATCAAAGAAACTGCAGTTGAAAAGGGATCTTCACTCACTTCAATAGAAGAGTCAAATTCAGAAGAAAAAAAGTTCATATTGAGTTGAGTTTCAACTAAAGGCAGTATATCCGACAAACCTTCTTCAGCATCATTGATTTGCAAAAGTTCAACCTTGTCTTCCACATCATGATTTCCATCTTCTGCACCATTGATTTGCAAGAGTTCCACCTTTTCATCCACATCATGATTTCCATCTTCTACATCGTTGATTTGCAAAAGTTCCACCTTTTCATCCACATCATTGATTTGCAAAAGTTCCACCTTTTCGTCCACATCACAATTTCCATCGTCTGCACCATTGATTTGCAACAGTTCCACCTTTTCATCCACATCATGATTTCCATCTTCTGCACCATTGATTTGCAAGAGTTCCACCTTTTCATCCACATCATGATTTCCATCTTCTGCACCATTGATTTGCAAGAGTTCCGCCTTTTCATCCACGTCATGATTTCCATCTTCTACATCATTGATTTGCAAAAGTTCCACCGTTTTATCCACATCATTAATTTGCAAAAGTTCCACCTTTTCATCCACATCATTGATTTGCAAAAGTTCCACCTTTTCATCCACATCACGATTTCCATCTTCTGCACCATTGATTTGCAAGAGTTCCACCTTTTTATCCACGTCATGATTTCCATCTTCTACATCATTGATTTGCAAAATTTCCACCTTTTCATCCACATCATTAATTTGCAAAAGTTCCACCTTTTCATCCACATCATTGATTTGCAAAAGTTCCACCTTTTCATCCAAATCACGATTTCCATCTTCTGCACCAATGATTTGCAAGAGTTCCACCTTTCCATCCACATCATGATTTCCATCTTCTACATCATTGATTTGCAAAATTTCCACCTTTTCATCCACATCATTGATTTGCAAATGTTCCACCTTTTCATCCACATCATTGATCTGCAAAAGATCCACATTTTCATCCAAATCACAATTTCCATCTTCTGCACCATTGATTCGCAAGAGTTCCACCTTTTCATCCACATCATGATTTCCATCTTCCACATCATTGATTTGCAAAAGTTCCACCTTTTCATCTACATTATTGATTTGCAAAAGTTCCACCTTTTCATCCACATCACGATTTTTATCTTCTGCACCATTGATTTGCAAAAGTTCCACCTTTTCATCCACATCACGATTTCCATCTTCCGCCCCGTTGATTTGCAAGAGTTCCACCTTTTCATCCACGTCATGATTTCCATCTTCTACATCATTGAGTTGCAAAAGTTCCACCTTTTCATCCACATCATTGATTTGCAAAAGTTCCACCATTTCGTCCACATCATTTATTTGCAAAAGTTCCACCTTTTCGTCCACATCACGATTTCCATCTTCTGCACCATTGATTTGCAAGAGTTCCACCTTTTCATCCACATCATGATTTTCATCTTCTACATCATTGATTTGCAAAAGTTCCACCTTTTCATCCACATCCTTGATTTGCAACACAACATGATTTCCATCTTCTACATCATTGATTTGCAAAAGTTCCACCTTTTCATCCACATCATGATTTCCATCTTCTACATCATTGATTTGCAAGAGTTCCATCTTTTCATCCACATCATTGATTTGCAAAAATTCCGCCTTTTCATCCACATCATTGATTTGCAGAAGTTCCACCTTTCCATCGACATCATGATTTCCCTCTATGTTTACAGACATATCTTCAATATGATGATTGGTAGCATTGTGCTCATTGCTATGGAACCCGCATCCTTCAAATGCATCCTCAACTAAATTTTGCTCCTTGATTTCTGTAGATGAAACAATAACTTTTGGCAGAAAGTCACTATCCAAGTGAACATCCTGGGAATTTACAGCAACAACAGCACTAGACTTTTGAAACCCAGGAAGATAGGAATCTTCATTTATGTTATTATCATCTGCCAATGAAGATGCTGAAACAGTTATACAATTTTCACTCAACCTATCCAATTCAAACTCCGGAGTTCTATCACGGATTGCTTTTGAGTCAATAACCTGGTCACATTCCTTATCCACTGGGCTTCTCAGGATGAAACCTAATTGATCATCTACAGGAAGCTGACAGTCTTTGATCTCAATTATTTTAGATTCATCCTCAGAAGCGTCATTGATTCCTAGTATGGAATTTTCAGGAGAACCTTTGGAAAATAAGCTCGTCACATGAACTGGCTGAGAACTGTTCATATCAGAGATATTTTCTTTTTCCGGTCCAATTTCTTCTACACCACTAGGATTTAGAGCCTTGGGTTGGTCTGCCTGTAACTGCTGACTAACTGCGTCTAAATTACTTTGGGTGGTTTTTTTGCAATTGATTATGAGACTCTCGTTCAATAAATGCCCCTGTGCATCTCCTTCATATCTACCAAATTCATCAGCACCACAATTTACCTGTTCAGTATTCTTACACGGGGTTCCTTGTTTAGATCCTTCGGGGACAGTTTTGCAAAAATCATCAAGGCTAGAATTTAAAAGTGCAGTCTTGGCACTCTTGTATCCCTTAAACTCTCCTGAAAACTCTGCCTGTAGTATCAAACTTTCCTTGAAAGGCGGAATGTCACCGGTGGGCCCTTTGATTTGATCATCTTCATCTTGTCCTATGGTATTCTGCACAGTATTAGAAGTTCTCTGCATGATAGGAAAGAGCGTAGACTGTGGTTCCTGATATGAAGACCGGTCCCCATTTGACGTAACATCATATAACTTGTTATCCAGAGTGTGGTCGGCCTCTTTCTCCAACTGCTCATGTGTCTGACTCTTTTTAAGAAGTTCATTCTCATGTGTAGGTATTACCATGTTCTCCATGCTAGAAATGATCTCATTTTCATGTAGTTCTCCTTGCTCCTTGGATTTTAAGATGACATCATCAAGAATGTTTTCAACCTCTGCTTGCTTACTTATTATTTCAAAAATCGAAGAATCACAATCCCCTTCTACACCAGGCATCTGCTTATTGTCTATTTGCACGATTGCTTCTGGCTTGACATCTGAAAGGCTTAATTCCTTAGTGTCTGACACTTTCTCCAGAGTGTGGTCAGCCTCTTTCTCCAACTGCTCATGTGTCTGACTCTTTGTAAGAAATTCCTTTTCATGTGTAGGTAATACCATGTTCTCCATGCTAGAAATGATCTCATTTTCATGTAGTTCTCCTTGTTCCTTGGATTTTAAGATAACATCATCAAGAATGTTTTCAACCTCTGCTTGCTTACTTATTATTTCAAAAACCGAAGAATCACAATCCACTTCTACACCAGCCATCTGCTTATTGTCTATTTGCACGATTGCTTCTGGCTTGACATCTGAAAGGCTTAATTCCTTAGTGTCTGACACTTTCTCCAGAGTGTGGTCAGCCTCTTTCTCCAACTGCTCATGTGTCTGACTCTTCGTAAGAAATTCCTTTTCATGTGTAGGTAATACCATGTTCTCCATGCTTGAAATGATCTCATTTTCATGTAGTTCTCCTTGCTCCTTAGATTTTAAGATGACATCATCAAGAATGTTTTCAACCTCTGCTTGCTTACTTATTATTTCAAAAACCGAAGAATCACAATCCACTTCTACACCAGCCATCTGCTTATTGTCTATTTGCATGATTGCTTCTGGCTTGACGTCTGAAAGGCTTAATTCCTTAGTGTCTGACACTTTCTCCAGAGTGTGGTCAGCCTCTTTCTCCAACTGCTCATGTGTCTGACTCTTTGTAAGAAATTCCTTTTCACGTGTAGGTAATACCATGTTCTCCATGCTAGAAATGATCTCATTTTCATGTAGTTCTCCTTGTTCCTTGGATTTTAAGATGACATCATCAAGAATGTTTTCAACCTCTGCTTGCTTACTTATTATTTCAAAAATCGAAGAATCACAATCCACTTCTACACCAGCCATCTGCTTATTGTCTATTTGCACGATTGCTTCTGGCTTGACATCTGAAAGGCTTAATTCATTAGTGTCTGACATTTTCTCCAGAGTGTGGTCAGCGTCTTTCTCCAACTGCTCGTGTGTCTGACTCTTCGTAAGAAATTCCTTTTCATGTGTAGGTAATACCATGTTCTCCATGCTTGAAATGATCTCATTTTCATGTAGTTCTCCTTGCTCCTTAGATTTTAAGATGACATCATCAAGAATGTTTTCAACCTCTGCTTGCTTACTTATTATTTCAAAACTAGAAGAATCAAAATCCACTTCTACACCAGCCTTCTGCTTATTGTCTATTGGCACAATTGCTTCTGAGTTGACATCTGAATGGCTTAATTCCTTAGTACGATTCTTTGCTGCCCCTTTGACAATTTTGGACCTTGCTTCTTTAACAGAAACTGTTCCCAACTTCCTTAGTTTAGGAATGTTACTCTCTGAAGGTTTGCAGGGTATGGAGCTTTTCTGCAAGCTGTGTGAACCGGAAGCTTTTACCTGCAAAGCAAAAATAATAGGCATGGACGTGTGATCAATATGTGAGTGTCATTTTATTGATGCATGCTTCTAAATATGATATAGGGAAATGAACATAATAATCATACCTGAGAAAAGAAACCAATGGAGGGAGATGGCTTCCGTAGGCCTGATGATTTTATTGTCCCTGTTTGATGCGTTGTTTGATCCATTCTGGATGGTGGACGTAGTATGGAAACTGGGGTATCCTGTGCAGCAGGTCAAAAATATTTCAAGAGAATAATCAAATAATTTGTAGTTAAATAACAAAAAATACAAAATTGATGGAGTAAAAAATTGAATATTTGAGTAAGTACCCACCGAAAGTTTTCCAGCCTGCTTGGTAAGACTTCTACTAACAGAACACTTGTCAGCCATATCAACTTTAGGGATGCTTGGAACATATGTAGGATTTTTTGACAGGCTAGAGATGCTTGGTGTAGGATTTTTTGACATGCGAGGGATGCTTGGCGTAGGATTTTTTGATAGGCTAGGGATGCTTGGCGTAGGATTTTTTGGCAGGCCTAACATAATAAAAACGAGATCAATAAATTTGGGGACAGAAAAAAGAGGGATTTCACACTTCTGAAGTTAAGAATGCTGAAGTGAGAGATTCATTTTAAACGGAAAAGTGAAAAGTTAGTGATTGATTAAAAAAGCCAATAGTTGAGATTTCGATCATATGCATGTATTTTGACTAACAAACTACAAAGTTGTTTAAATTTCATCGTTGATCTTTGAATTGACTACTATAAAGTACTCACATTTTCCTTCTGAAGTGTATTCCTAGGTTTACAAGAGTTAAATCCAGAAAAAAGGATCAAATACAAACTACAGAACTTACTAGGATGTGCATTCTGATTTCTTTTTGAGGAACCTGAGCTCAACATTCCACTCCTAGTGGTAGTTGCATTTGCAGAAACATTGGATTTTGGTCCTGGTATCCCAGTGATTTTTGACTCTTTACTCGGCATTTTAGCGGTGTCAGTTATTTTTAGTTTTCAAAGGAGTTAAGGTAAGCACTTTCATTATTCAACAGAAATACATACAACTAAATTCCAGCACACACACACTAAAGAGACTCCACTCTGCAACAGTTTGAGTTAACTTCAAATTTATAAAATCACTTCAGCTAAAATAAGATTACAGTTTTTATTCATGAAAGTCTTTATAAAGTTTATAAAAGGTTATGGAGAAATTAAATGAGAAAAGTACCACAAAAAGTAAAGAAGCAGAAATTAATTACAACTTATTCAATATAAACTTTTTCTTTAAAAAACACATAGTTACAGTAAGATTCTTTCTACGTTTTTTCTCATAAGATTCTTCTTGACAAAGCTGACTGTTAATAAATATGCATCTAAACAAGCTTATAAAATCACTTCAGCTAAAATGAGTTTACAGTTTTTATTCATG from Lathyrus oleraceus cultivar Zhongwan6 chromosome 7, CAAS_Psat_ZW6_1.0, whole genome shotgun sequence encodes the following:
- the LOC127100429 gene encoding uncharacterized protein LOC127100429 isoform X44 produces the protein MPSKESKITGIPGPKSNVSANATTTRSGMLSSGSSKRNQNAHPSLPKNPTPSIPSLSKNPTPSIPRMSKNPTPSISSLSKNPTYVPSIPKVDMADKCSVSRSLTKQAGKLSDTPVSILRPPSRMDQTTHQTGTIKSSGLRKPSPSIGFFSQVKASGSHSLQKSSIPCKPSESNIPKLRKLGTVSVKEARSKIVKGAAKNRTKELSHSDVNSEAIVPIDNKQKAGVEVDFDSSSFEIISKQAEVENILDDVILKSKEQGELHENEIISSMENMVLPTHEKEFLTKSQTHEQLEKDADHTLEKMSDTNELSLSDVKPEAIVQIDNKQMAGVEVDCDSSIFEIISKQAEVENILDDVILKSKEQGELHENEIISSMENMVLPTREKEFLTKSQTHEQLEKEADHTLEKVSDTKELSLSDVKPEAIMQIDNKQMAGVEVDCDSSVFEIISKQAEVENILDDVILKSKEQGELHENEIISSMENMVLPTHEKEFLTKSQTHEQLEKEADHTLEKVSDTKELSLSDVKPEAIVQIDNKQMAGVEVDCDSSVFEIISKQAEVENILDDVILKSKEQGELHENEIISSMENMVLPTHEKEFLTKSQTHEQLEKEADHTLEKVSDTKELSLSDVKPEAIVQIDNKQMPGVEGDCDSSIFEIISKQAEVENILDDVILKSKEQGELHENEIISSMENMVIPTHENELLKKSQTHEQLEKEADHTLDNKLYDVTSNGDRSSYQEPQSTLFPIMQRTSNTVQNTIGQDEDDQIKGPTGDIPPFKESLILQAEFSGEFKGYKSAKTALLNSSLDDFCKTVPEGSKQGTPCKNTEQVNCGADEFGRYEGDAQGHLLNESLIINCKKTTQSNLDAVSQQLQADQPKALNPSGVEEIGPEKENISDMNSSQPVHVTSLFSKGSPENSILGINDASEDESKIIEIKDCQLPVDDQLGFILRSPVDKECDQVIDSKAIRDRTPEFELDRLSENCITVSASSLADDNNINEDSYLPGFQKSSAVVAVNSQDVHLDSDFLPKVIVSSTEIKEQNLVEDAFEGCGFHSNEHNATNHHIEDMSVNIEGNHDVDGKVELLQINDVDEKAEFLQINDVDEKMELLQINDVEDGNHDVDEKVELLQINDVEDGNHVVLQIKDVDEKVELLQINDVEDENHDVDEKVELLQINGAEDGNRDVDEKVELLQINDVDEMVELLQINDVDEKVELLQINGAEDGNHDVDEKVELLQINGADDGNCDVDEKVELLQINDVDEKVELLQINDVEDGNHDVDEKVELLQINGAEDGNHDVEDKVELLQINDAEEGLSDILPLVETQLNMNFFSSEFDSSIEVSEDPFSTAVSLICEKQCSLSENSKLLSSDMLVNKDGNQGVDEKVELLQINGAEEGSLDISPSVEIQLENVISAEFDSSTKVSEDPCLLSEKSKLLASENSIFNATIPQGSEVSSMKLNENAISAELGSSIDVSEGPCLLSEKSKLLASENSIFNATIPEGSEVSSVKLNRNAISADLDSSIQVSEGPFTSAVAWKSEEQCLLSEKSKLLDSDNSIFIETILQGNEVGSVNSESLSDAAVTTVFENDKSPNTDMASQSKDKIDFPEEDNGKIIHLEIDATKTKQEVPIAKPPLNVAPFTEEWLAAIEAAGEEILMMKSGAVQNSPPDKVQNEPNPWSPVKKNQEIGPFDCTKITKHNIQSSDPS